One Arachis hypogaea cultivar Tifrunner chromosome 2, arahy.Tifrunner.gnm2.J5K5, whole genome shotgun sequence genomic window, ttaaaaatttataagatgaagaatttattaatttaattattaaaattttgagttgaatgtaatattttttttttatagtaaaaaattCTTCACGGTGGCTCgacataatattattatatactttttttttcgatCGATCGAGCTTGGAGTAGCGTGAATAATGTATAAAACTTACTTTGATTTTGTATGGATTTTTCAGCTCTAATAAAAGTAGCCaaaacaataaatataataatattcaattaaatatgaaaaataaattattctaataaaaatGTTTGTATTTTTGTAAATCTTTAGCCAAATCGTTCAAACTAATTAGTttgctttaaataaaataatataaataaactaTGTTATATGTCAAGAAAAGTTTATTCCTATTAAATATATAGTAAAAGtagataaaataatatatataaatatacacaaatatatatttattttaataattaattttacatgtacacattattttttaatatcaaaattggtaactcaattaaaaagacaaaaaaaaagaaagaaattccaATCTACTTAATCATAAATTTTACCATAAATTTCACTAACCTCCTCTTAAGTAAATACACACACATAAATAttatccattttttaaaaaaaattataaaaatactctaacaaaaaaaaaaattttgattaaatttttcttaccaaaatatcttttaataaattatttttttattaattaaattaaatttttatcaaaatatttttaaaaaaatttaataattaaattatttttttattgaatatctACATGGCATATAGTTACGTACTAATATTGTTTTGCTAAGCGGTGACCCATGATTTGCATAAGACGTAGTGTCACTATTATGTGATCAACAATTGGTGGAAAACCTAAATAAGTAACTACTAGAGATTTGGTTTTCTGAAATTTGACCCAGCTAGGGACCCTACATACACTCAAATTTTTGTTTAGATATAAATTTATGTATCACTTTTAGCCAcatttattaaaattagtaggATATATGAATGCAAAATATATTCAAAACAAAATTAATGACACCTTGTTTATTGAAAATGTGATTTAAGACAATAATGTATTATTTTTCATTAACAATCAAAGACCTAAGTCTTGGCTTAAAAATGAGACTAATCAACTAATTAGTGGGGTCATAAATAATTGTCACTATGTGTTTGTGTTCTAGGCGTGTAAGGAATAATATTATTGTGATTTATTTCCCAACCAATTAGCCCATCATTTTTCCAGAGATCAGAGCTTTATTATTTGAACGATTTTAATCATTAATGGTGGAAAAATTCAAAATACcaaatgaaaaaggaaagaaacaaacaaaacaagataaattgaaaaaaataattaaaaaaataaaaaaagaaaaaagagaaaaaaaaagaagaagaaaaatgtgtTAATTACCTCTCATGAAGTTACTGCATTCCATGCCATAACCTGGAATAATGTGTGTAACATAACTCACTTAAGGAGAAATGATATTTAAAtgtaaataaaaaagagaaaacattAACATAGTCTATATGTTGAATGCAAACAGATAGTGTTGGATTCTTAATAGTCCATTTAAATAAAATTGttcaagaaaattattttatctgGATTATTAGAAAATAACATAATGTATATCTTCTTCAAATACATGGATTGGATTTCAAATGTAAATTCTTCATCATCCCAATGAATACTTATTTATAAACAGAGCAACCAATACAATATGCTACAAAATTGTTTTgctataaaaagaaattaaaagagaaataataatgaaccatggcaaagaaaaacAAGGGCCTTGGGTGAAGAAACTGGCAACCATCTGCATGTGAATAGCTTCTTTCCCCTTGAGTTCTTCCTATATTCCTGATGAATGAGAATTTAACAAAACAAGATTGTTAAATGTTGAATGAATAAAAGGCACCATAAGAtcagaagaataagaaaatatgcATGAGAATGAGAAAGAAAAGGGATATACATACTTCTTGATATGTGAATTTTGATTCCATCAAAAGacaaaaaccaaaaccaaataagCCTATGAGACTTTGATGATGTTGCTGTTGTTGATTGGATTTAAGATATATTCACAGATCTAGTGATTTTTTCTTAATGCTTATAACATTAATGTTAATGAAGAATGGATAGGACTTTTTTCATGTATATGGCACCTTGCAAAAGGACCATGAAGAGAAAGAGATAGAAAGTTGATTCCTTTTTTTGAAggtgttctttctttttcaaagggCAAAGGACTTCTTATACGTTGAGTAGTGATTCTATATGGGAGAAGGTGGAGGGCCAAAGGAGGATTAATCTATTTGCCAAACAGAATGAGATGACagatagagttttttttttttaattttttaataaagggATTTCTTTTTTGTGCATAATTCATAATTGTGTGTGTTTGTATCTATCCGTAGAAGAAGGAGGTGGTggagttttcttttctttatttaaaaaaaaagggccAAATCtgaatcccaatttccaacaaatAAATTTGTGGATATGACGCAATTGCACCCCAACATTGTCGTCATAGTGTTTGGCATCTCTCTCAACAAGTGTTGAACTTTCTTTATCCAATCAAGTGAGAgatttatttgataaaaaaaattatgtttaataattaagataaaatataaCCACAAAATATAGAAAGCTGTAAAGATAAATACATATtccaaaacataatttttttgtcCTTGTATATCAAAATTTGGAACTATATATGAATTAACATTTTTGTAGCTATTTATACAATTCATATGCATTTTGGAATAGTACAACTTtcattgttaaaaattttattgttcttttctctctttcgTTACAAATACTTTTCAAATATTGCAAACTAACTTTAATATTTAGTATTAAGTATTAACATTGGCAACTTTCAGTAAATATAATTTCTGTTAAACTTATCTgcttaacaaaataaacaaaaaactgATAACTTTCTTTTTCCCTCAACACAAACAACTAAGTAAACAGTAATACAACTATGAAAATCTCTCAAGAATAAGTACATATTTCCCTGTCACAATCCAAAGGGAAAATGTACTCCAAATATAAACGTTCACTCCCGGAAGAAGGGTTTTGTACCAATCCCCAATAAAACTAATCAAACCAAGAAACATACAAGAAAATATCTTGCAGAATAGTCGTAAGAAGAGATCCATTCATCCATTTGAGACCCTTTCATGCTTTGGTAGACTCTCTGCATTACCTTAGAAATGAAGGTTTACTGCATCTAATTTTCTGTCACCACATCTAACAATTGTATCCTAAGATGATCTAGCATGGTCAGCTGCAGCACAGATAGCTGAGACTAAACTCGCCATACCAATAGCCTGTGTATAGCTTCGTGTCCCGACAGAAACGGCTGCACCAGCCACAGCACCAGCAATCAAGCCATTTACCTGTACAATTCAAAAGAAATTTTCATAAACGCAATGAACTTTATTCATGTGATCTTGTTCAGAGTGCTAAGTGCCTGGGTATGCAACCATGTAAACTACACAAGACCACACCCTATATCGATTCTTCCAACAAACATGTTTGATGCTGTCACAAACAAACACGATTCTAAACATCTTCGATACTAGCACAGCAGACCTTCACATTAAGTAGGTTTGTTTGAATCACTGATCACATGTATTGCATTGTCAGAATATAAAAAGATCgccacagaaaaaaaaaaaaaatcagaagagCATAGAAGGGAGGCATAAAAGCAGTCAACAGAAGTGAACTTACAAAAACATCCATTAAGCAATGCAACTAACACAGAGATAAATTTGCACAAAAATCAGTATGCAATGGTGTGCCTATTGACACTATACTGAAATTGATACTTAAACATAGCAGCAACTGGTACAGGAATGGATACTAGATACATGTTAATCTGAATTAATAGTTGGTTCATTATAGAATAGGGAAACCTACTACCCTCCATTCCTTCGTGCATCCAAATACATTGATTTATAAgtaaataaaatcaaaacaacCATCAATATGGGTGGACCTTCCTCTCATCCTACACTTACCCAATCATTCTTCTTCCTGTACCTCTGAACTCCACACCTAGTGATGCTGAATACTCCAGCTATAACTCCTAAAACCCCAAAATCAAGGAACCTTAATCAGTGCTAAAAAACATgaacacacaactcaaacacatttACCTCGTTTCTTTTTTCTTAGCTCAATAATAACCAATCTCAATTACCACATCGAAACCCATACTTGCCAACTGATTTTATCTGTAAAATAGCACCCCCAATAAAATCAACCCATCAGCACCATAATTCacacacaaaagaaaataaaaaatttcttttttcacATTACCACATAAGAAGCTTTGTCAATGCCCCTAAGACctgcaccaaaaaaaaaaaaaagaagaaaattgaatACTACAAGTTGACGATTCCGAATCAGAATTGAAATTAGGGTTTTAGATGTTCACATTACTTTGCTGATTAGCATCGTAGGGACCAATACACATTCCCCAGATTGCACCTGCCTGAACGACAAATCACAATTTCTGATATAaacaacaaagaagaagaagaagaagaagaagaagaagatgaagaagaagaaagagaggtgGAGTAAAACGAAGGTTACCGTCCCAACGCGAAGGATGGACTCAACGGCGAGTGAAGAGCACGGAACGACGCCGTATACGTCGTCTTCCATGGACTCAGCTATTGACTAAATCGgagtcaaataaaaaaaagatagtaAGAAACTGTAACCATTATTTTTTGGTGTTTAAATGGGCCTATAATTGGGCTCAGGCCCAAACATAACGAACTAGAGTAGCGAAGTAAAACGGCAACAACTGTCTGCGTTTCGGAACACCAAAACGAAACCCTAGCTGGATACGAAAACAAAAACCCTAGCTTATATTGGGAGAAAGGAAGCCTCTGTTGTCAGCAGCAACACAAGCTACTACCTTGTGCTTCGGAGAGAGagtgagaagagagagaaaatgagTCGCGGAGCAGGAGCTGGTGGAgcgaaggggaagaagaagggagCGAGCTTCGTGATCGATTGCGCGAAGCCCGTTGAGGATAAGATCATGGACATCGCATCTCTCGAGAAGTTCCTTCAAGAGAGGATCAAGGTCGGAGGCAAAGCCGGTGCTCTCGGCGATTCCGTCACCGTTACAAGGGACAAGTCCAAGATCACCGTCACCTCCGATTCCAGCTTCTCCAAGCGGTACCTGtttcctttttttaattattattttagtcgATTGtgctcatttttatttagttatgcTGCGATTTTGATTCATTTCTTTTATGCTAATGAGTTTATTGTaacgaaaaatatttttttcccctTAAACTATATGTGTGCTCAAAAGCTAACAAACTTGTGGTTCTGTTTGCTGAGATTCACAGAGAATCATAGGTTTAGGTCAGATTTAGGGTGAATGAATTAGGTAATTTACACAGAATATTTACCTGAAATTATGAATGACATTTTTATCCTTCTGATTTTGTTATTGGAAGAAAGTTAGAATATGCTTCGAATTTGCATTGGCTTTTTGCTTGTTGGTTTTAAGGAAGCTTTGATGAAAGGGGAaaacataaaactaaaaaataaagcttatcaaacaGACCCTAATTAGCCAAAGCTTCTGAGTATGCTTTTGGCATTCTACAAATCATGAGTTTCTTAAGTAGCTTTGGGGTGTCTGATCTCGCGAATGATGTAAAACTAATGAGGTGATCACATTGGAGAATGCTTCATTTAGCTGCACCCTTAAATCTTTTAGGACCATAACCTTTGACTATTAGACAGTGTTCTCTGCCCCTTGGTTTAAGTTGCGACCAGTTATGTTTGTTCCCCAAGTTGTCATCTATTTATATGTAGCTTTTCTGCTCAATGAAGGGATTTTCATCTCATCAAGCTTCAATTGTAATGAGGATGGTATTATTCTCAATGCTTGGCGATGGCATACTTTATTATGATGCTCAGTGCTTTATACATAATTAACAGTTTCATCCTTTCTTTTGTCATAGTTATGATCTGTGTCAATGTTAATCTTTCAATGTTTTATATCATGAACTATACGATGTTCTGATTGAGAAATGATAAACCGTTCTTTGTTCAGTATTCATTCCATTAACATTATCAATGTATTTGCATCTTAATAATTTTCTGTGGGTATAAGTCTTCAATGTCATCTTGCTTTTTGAATTTTCCCTGCTTAATTATTTTTTCCTTTGCTGTTAATCTCATTTTGCAGTTACCTGAAATACTTGACTAAGAAGTACTTGAAAAAGCACAATGTGAGGGATTGGCTTCGTGTGATCTCCTCCAACAAGGACAGGAATGTGTATGAGTTGAGATACTTCAACATTGCCGAGAATGAGGGTGAAGAGGAAGAGTGAACAATCTAGTCTTCTGTCACAAGACATTATCCATTAGGCGTATTTATTGTGGAGTCTATCTAAATCTATCTGTTGTGTTTTTTGGTTAACTTTGTGACTGGTTGCTTCAGAATTACTGAATTTATTTTTCGAATCAACTTTTTGTCCCAATGAAAGCTTGATAGTAATTTTTTGAGAGGTTATCATGAAAATTTAGTAGTCGCATCCTTAACATCACCAATTCACGAGAAATATAATTTTGAACATTCAAATTAATCTGACTTGAGAAAAGTAAGCAAAAAGACAAGTACATATCTGATGTTTGAGAAATTAAGATGATGAGGTCCTTGAACATTTATGCTAAATAAACTAATTTATTACGGTAGAATCACATCAAAATTTTAGCAGTGTGTTCAAATCACAATGAAGCATACTGAACCAGAGAAGAAATATACTATATAATCAATGTCTTATATCATGAAGAGAAATTGAGAGAATTAATTATGAGGATGAATTAGTTCTCTGCCCCCTAACTTAGCAGCACCACGCACCTATGAGAGGTTTCATAACGAAGAAAGCCACAATATTGATACCATGGACTCACCCAACTCTTAACCTACGCCACCCCACCCTTGAATCCTTCGTGTGGAACAACCTCATCCGCTCAACTACCCTCCAACCACCACTCTCCATCTACCTCCGCATGCGACGCCATGCCGTTGTCCCAGACCTCCACACTTTCCCTTTCCTCCTCCCTTCCCTCACCCACCTCCCCCTTGCGCACTCTCTTCACGCCCACACCTTCCTTTTCGGCCTCCACACTCATCCATTTACCCAAACCTCCCTCATTGCCATGTACTCTTCCTGTGGATGCCTCAACTCTGCacgccaagtgtttgatgaaattacCCTACCGGATACCCCTTCTTATACCGCTGTAATTCATGCATATTGCAAGGGTGGTATGGTAGATATTGCTCGGAGGATGTTTGATCAGATGACTGACAAGAATGTGTTGTCCTATAGCTGCATGATCAATGGCTATGTTAAGTGTGGTGAGCACGCGGCTGCGCTTGGTTTGTTTCGCAATTTGCTTGCATTGGAAGGTAGTGGAGCAGGTAGTGAAATCAAGCCGAATGAGTTCACTTTCTCCGCGGTGCTGTCTGCTTGTGCAAAACTGGGTGCACTTCAACATGGGAAGTGGGTTCATGCTTATATTGGTAGGTGTGGAATGAGGATCGATGTTGTGTTGGGGACAGCTTTGATTGATATGTATGGGAAGTGTGGGGATGTTGAGAGGGCGAGATGCGTGTTTGATGAGATTGGGCGTGATGAGAAGGATGTGATGGCTTGGAGTGCAATGATCTGCGCTTTCGCGATGCATGGGCGAACAGAGGAATGCCTTGAGATGTTTGGGAGGATGGTTGATGATGGGGTGAGTCCTAATGCTGTGACATTTGTGGGTATTCTTTGTGCTTGTGTGCATGGTGGGTTGGTTAGGGAAGGGGATGAGTTTTTCAAGAGGATGGTGACTGAGTATAGTGTTAGACCGTTGATCCAACATTATGGATGCATGGTGGATTTGTACGGAAGAGCAGGGCGCATCGATGATGCTTGGAATGTGGTGAAATCGATGCCTATGGAGCCTGATGTGATGATATGGGGTGCTCTGCTTAGTGGGGCTAGGATGCATGGAGACATTGAAACGTGTGAGGTATCAATAAAGAAGCTTCTTGAGTTGGATCCTTCAAATAGTGGTGCCTATGTGCTTCTTTCTAATGTGAATGCAAAGCTTGGAAGGTGGAGGGAAGTGAGGCATTTGAGAGAGCTTATGGAGGCTAGGGGAATCAAGAAAGTTCCAGGATGTAGTTTGGTGGAGATCGACGGCGTTCTTCATGAGTTTTTCGTGGGAGACGATTCTCATCCAGAAACACAAGATATATATAGGATGCTTGATGAGATTATGAAGAGGCTGAAGAGGCAAGGTTATGTTGGTGACACAAGTGAGGTGTTGCTTGATTTGGATGAGGAAGGAAAAGAGTCTGCGTTATCTCTTCACAGCGAAAAACTTGCAATTGCTTATTGCTTCCTCAAGACAGGGCCAGGCACCACAATAAGGATTGTGAAGAACTTGAGGATTTGTAAGGATTGTCATGTTGCAATCAAGATGATGTCTAGGGAATTTAACAGGGAGATAATTGTTAGAGATTGCAACCGTTTTCACCATTTTAAGAATGGGGTGTGTTCCTGCAAAGACTATTGGTAAGTACAATAGAGAACTCGGctgttttccacgttaaaatcttcAAACAATGAAGAAAAGTTTGGTCAACCATTTCGTTTTTAGTTAGAGTTCTCAAATCAAGTCATGACATGGTAATATTTAGGGTTTAAGTTGAGTGATTAATTGATTGGAAGAGAATTGGAAGGAGTGATGTCCATAATCATCCAATTGGATTACTCAAAGTGAGTCTCTAATTCTTACATGAGATTTGGACACTATTAAAGTCCCTTAGACCTTAAAGAAGAATATGAGATAGATGTCCAAGTAAAGTAATGAagtttctgcatttttcatgatAAGGAAGGCTCAAGAGAGGTTAAAACTAGAAGCTGGAAGAAGCTACTAACCTTGGCTCAGTTAACAACTACagtgatattttttttatcattagtgTACATGCATTATTAACTTGCTTATGGTTTTACATGGGACAAAATAAGGGAAGATGGTAATTGTACTGTTGTAACAAATGATTATAATAACATTTCAACAAAAAAAGAGTATATTTATCTTGGACTACGGTTTAGTTTCATTGTCCTTATGATTTAGGAAATAATAGAGAAAAGAACTGATTGGATGTACTTTTTATGTCTTTACCCTTCAATGATATGTTTTCTTATTAGGTTTggatttaaaaactaatttgtgAGCTTCCTATTGTCTCATTCTAACTTTCTCATCTAACCTTGGTTCAATTAACAGTATATATATAGTGACATAGTGTACATGCATAATGCATTATTAACTTGCTTATGGTTTTACATGAGACAAAATAAGGGAAGATGGTAATTGTACTGTGGAATAATGAAAGTAAAGTCCGTGTAACAAATGATTATAATAACATTTCAACATAAAAAGTAGATTTATCTTGGATTACAATTTACTTTCATTGTCCTtataatttaatagagaaaagtACTGATTAGACATCTAGACGTACTTTTTATGTCTTTACCCTTCAATGAAAATTTTCCTTTTTAGGTttggatttaaaaattaatttgtgagcTTCCCATTGTCTCATTCTAACTTTATCGTCCTTCATCCATGCCAAAACTACCTTTTTTGGCAATATACTCAATATCATGAAGCACCCTTTTTGTGCAAGAGACTAattaattttggaattttttttagttgaatatgTCTCtgttttttccttcttttattacaaacatttttattttagaggagtcaaatttaaaaatttttatttgaaattaatttgtatatatttcctCTACAAAAAAGTTTtgatataataatacaataatgATATGTAATTTCTCCTGTTTATAACAATTAAtttgcttttaaaaaaatatattattgatcAATATAATGATCTAATGgggtaattaattaagaaatcaatTGTTGCTTTCAGTTACCACTTACCACTTGTGTGCCGGGCACACctaggggtggaaacaggccaggctaggccaggctttgctcttaacaggcctggcctgtcatacagttgattggcctgagcctggcctgcagcctgttataggctctttataaagtactaggcctgacctgttattcagcctggcctggcctgaagcctgttaaaaggcctgataatttttttttacaaaataaaaatattatttaaaaaaattattttttaataaaaattgttatatataatatgtcatatatttaatatttataaaaaaatttaaacttctaacatatttaaaatataaaaaaatatttataataaaatataataaatttaaaatatctcataattttattaataataaatttttatttatatatttaattatattttaacaggctCAGGCAGGCCTGACAGGCCTATAAGGCTAATTAGTAAGCCTGAGCTTGGCCTATTAATgtattaaggcttttaaaagagcctgggcctgtacctattttataacaggccagaCCAGGCCAGGCCAAATacaggccaggctgcaggcccctggcaggccgcctggcctttttccacccctagGCACACctaattaaattatttacaaTGCCCAAAATATCTAAAGGAACGTGTTAAGACTTAAGACCTTAGATTGTGACTATATTGTGTGATTAAGTGTGTATACAACAGTTGTAAAACGTTAAAAAATGGCTTGATTAAGATATTTGTTTATTATTGAGCTTCAAGTTGGATGGCACTTGAAATGGCTGAAAACGTCGTTTGCCAACTAGACATGTTGCCCCAAATAaagttcatttatttttcttgccaataTCAATTTAACTTGTGCAATAATTCTTTCGTTTTCAAGATGTCAATAACCATTTGGCCTATGGGTATTTTTTAGAGTTACACGATAAGgagatttcttaaaaaaaaattattaggatttataaatttttaaaagaaaaaaatatcaaataaaattttgCAATAAACTTATACAATTTAAAGAAAAAAGGTATTAAATATACTTCTGAAGAACAACAACAGTAAAATTTCCTATTATTTTTTCCTTctataatttttaaatcaatcgcaattttattttctttgaagAACTATCACAAaatgtttataatatttttatttttctagaaaTCTATACTATTACAAAATTTGGATATGAGTAACTGAGTAAGCACATATCTGAACATATTTGAAAAGATTGAAATTTCTTAGAGTGATGACAATGTTAACCATGACTATGAgtgaatacttttttttttaataagcaACCTATCATTTCTTGAAATATTAGAGTGATATAAATTAATCCAATAtctattaaaaaatttagttagttTAACCAAATAAGTAAcctatcttttttaattatacaattatatttattttaattgacacaattattttaaaataaaaactcacacacaattatttttatacaaaactaataattaaaaataattaaataataatttaactaaatatattaaattatctaatcatTTTTAATTAACAACCTCAAAAACAATGCCAATGAGCTATAGTTTAAATCACATAAGTACAATTTaggtaaataatttaattaagttacttttgaaaaaatagattaaacaataaatacttatattaaaaaaagtaacttataaataaattattttgtgtttggttttttagttttaaaagtacttattttaagagaagagtgataaaaaaattttattatgaaaaaaagtcctttttttttactttttcataaacactaaaataattttttaaaaaattactatttAATCTTAAAAATTGTAACAAACATTAATACTATACCTTCTCAtaagttaaaagtaaaaataataataataataataataataataataataacttatgaACCTATCAACGGAACCATAATCTCCCGTATTCACTTAAGAAATCGCAAatttaagtataaaaataaaattaacctaagttttcaactttttattttaatttatgctgAGTGGAACTGTTAACGCCACGTGATCCATGTTTATATGTATCGTCATGCAAGATCAGATTTTGTGTATCCACTTGCTCACTTCCAAATccaatttcttctcttttctttttccctgTGTTTTTGTGTGGGGTAGTGTTTAAAATTCAGCTCCATTTTACTTGGACACAATATATAATAGGAAGAATAACAGCATCACCGTTCCATTAACGCCGGGAAAACTCCCCGGTATTCCACTCCGGCGAGTTCTTCCTTCGCCGGTGTTAAAGTCATTGGTATGATCAAAATGCACAGCTTGCgccttttatagttttttttcaaaattagtttggTTCTTCAATACCCATTCTGTGAGTAATATTGGAATTTGATTCATTTGATAATACAGGTAACatagaaattaatttttctgaATCCAAAATCTATGATGCTGAATTAACTTGAAACTGTTCAAGATTCATGCTTTGCGTGTTGCTTCAGCTCAGAAGGGATCTTGTGTTGTGTGCATAGTGTATTTTGCACGTGTTGTGTTTGTTTAATTGTCTTGATTggtaattagttaattttttaatgaattgGTTTATTGTTCTATAAGGTTGTGTCATTGTTGTTTTTCTTGATCTTATATAGATCCCTTTTATGTTGATTTGATGCAGctgaaaggaaggaagaaaaaaaCTTGATCTTAACACTGTTGAAGTGAACTTTGGAGTGATTGAGAAGATCCTATTTGACATTTAAGCCAAAACAGGGGTCTGAAGAAAGAATGGTTGGGCTTTTCAGTATTATGGGGCATGAGAAATGTGAAAGCTACTTAATTTTCAGTGGAGAGGCTGCTCTTGGTGACAATTTCAGAACTTTTCTGTATTTTCTTGGTCTCGCATATTGTTTCCTTGGATTATCAGCTATAACAGCTCGTTTCTTCAAGTCCATGGAAAATGTGGTGAAGCACACAAGGAAAGTTGTGGAGATAGATCCTGTTACTCAGACTGAAGTAGTTAGACATGAGAAAGTTTGGAATTACACCATTGCGGATATTAGCCTATTAGCCTTCGGAACTAGCTTTCCTCAGATATCATTAGCCACCATTGATGCTATACGGAATGTCGGGAACTTGTATGCTGGAGGTTTGTGTTTCTGTGCATGTCTTGTACCTTTCCTGTGACAGAATACTAGTTTCAAGTTAGATATGTTAGCTTAGCTGTTGGTAGTATTGCTAATGCACTGACCTTTGGCCCCGTTTTACATCCCAATAAAAAAAGTATTGC contains:
- the LOC112756249 gene encoding outer envelope pore protein 16-4, chloroplastic; translated protein: MEDDVYGVVPCSSLAVESILRVGTAGAIWGMCIGPYDANQQSLRGIDKASYVIKSVGKYGFRCGVIAGVFSITRCGVQRYRKKNDWVNGLIAGAVAGAAVSVGTRSYTQAIGMASLVSAICAAADHARSS
- the LOC112756256 gene encoding large ribosomal subunit protein eL22z; translated protein: MSRGAGAGGAKGKKKGASFVIDCAKPVEDKIMDIASLEKFLQERIKVGGKAGALGDSVTVTRDKSKITVTSDSSFSKRYLKYLTKKYLKKHNVRDWLRVISSNKDRNVYELRYFNIAENEGEEEE
- the LOC112756213 gene encoding pentatricopeptide repeat-containing protein At3g62890; translation: MRGFITKKATILIPWTHPTLNLRHPTLESFVWNNLIRSTTLQPPLSIYLRMRRHAVVPDLHTFPFLLPSLTHLPLAHSLHAHTFLFGLHTHPFTQTSLIAMYSSCGCLNSARQVFDEITLPDTPSYTAVIHAYCKGGMVDIARRMFDQMTDKNVLSYSCMINGYVKCGEHAAALGLFRNLLALEGSGAGSEIKPNEFTFSAVLSACAKLGALQHGKWVHAYIGRCGMRIDVVLGTALIDMYGKCGDVERARCVFDEIGRDEKDVMAWSAMICAFAMHGRTEECLEMFGRMVDDGVSPNAVTFVGILCACVHGGLVREGDEFFKRMVTEYSVRPLIQHYGCMVDLYGRAGRIDDAWNVVKSMPMEPDVMIWGALLSGARMHGDIETCEVSIKKLLELDPSNSGAYVLLSNVNAKLGRWREVRHLRELMEARGIKKVPGCSLVEIDGVLHEFFVGDDSHPETQDIYRMLDEIMKRLKRQGYVGDTSEVLLDLDEEGKESALSLHSEKLAIAYCFLKTGPGTTIRIVKNLRICKDCHVAIKMMSREFNREIIVRDCNRFHHFKNGVCSCKDYW